One Acidovorax sp. T1 genomic window carries:
- the parC gene encoding ParC family partition-associated protein, producing MITFDSKAVINPTAFKEVVLVGGVQGATVTVAEKGLVLALRIGGENRILGQYRGGPRYFRTIDAAASLLIQHGIYRFEADVAGWKPKTLTRKGGELLGGTGIEP from the coding sequence ATGATTACGTTTGATTCAAAGGCTGTCATCAATCCGACCGCATTTAAGGAGGTCGTTTTGGTGGGCGGCGTACAGGGTGCGACTGTCACCGTTGCAGAGAAGGGCCTGGTTCTGGCGCTTCGGATCGGCGGAGAAAATCGCATCCTTGGGCAGTATCGGGGCGGCCCCCGCTACTTCCGCACGATTGACGCGGCGGCGTCGTTGCTGATTCAGCACGGCATCTACCGCTTCGAGGCGGACGTGGCCGGGTGGAAGCCCAAGACGCTGACCCGCAAAGGTGGCGAGTTGCTGGGTGGCACCGGCATCGAGCCGTAA
- a CDS encoding ParA family protein, which produces MAAIVAFVSQKGGVGKSTLARALAREAAAGGLRVKVADLDTQQGTAVDWHRLRLSQGIEPVVSVEAFATAAQALEAAKGYDLLIIDGPARTSSATLDIARAADLIVQPSGASRDDLIPAVREFHALTKAGVPNDRLAFALNRIGTPAEEVAARVYLQQAGYTVLDGSLRDRPAYRQAQNTGHSITETRFAGLNERADTLIQSLIDRVTNG; this is translated from the coding sequence ATGGCGGCGATTGTCGCATTCGTCTCACAGAAGGGCGGCGTAGGGAAATCCACCCTGGCGCGTGCCCTTGCACGCGAAGCGGCCGCCGGCGGCTTGCGCGTGAAGGTAGCAGACCTGGATACACAGCAGGGAACTGCTGTCGATTGGCACCGCCTGCGGCTTTCCCAGGGCATTGAACCCGTGGTGTCCGTCGAGGCGTTCGCCACGGCCGCGCAGGCCCTGGAAGCGGCCAAGGGTTACGACCTTCTCATCATCGACGGGCCGGCCCGCACCAGCTCGGCGACGCTCGACATAGCCCGCGCTGCCGATTTGATCGTGCAGCCGTCCGGCGCATCGAGGGATGACCTCATTCCGGCCGTGCGCGAGTTCCACGCGCTGACGAAGGCCGGTGTCCCGAACGACCGCCTGGCGTTCGCCCTCAACCGCATCGGCACGCCGGCGGAAGAGGTCGCGGCGCGGGTCTATTTACAGCAGGCCGGCTACACCGTCCTGGATGGGAGCTTGCGCGACCGGCCGGCCTACCGCCAGGCGCAAAACACCGGCCACAGCATCACAGAAACCCGCTTTGCGGGCCTGAACGAGCGGGCCGACACACTCATTCAATCGCTCATCGACCGGGTGACAAATGGCTGA
- a CDS encoding helix-turn-helix transcriptional regulator has translation MADRLAGLLRHYSLSARVFHSGAFCGQHHYAAPHGYIHLVRRGPITARSPVHEDLLVTEPSLLFYPRVASHRFVAAPGDTAEQLCAEVDLGASTGNPLAMALPSMLLIPLADLPGLGPTLELLFAEAERDQCGRQAAIDRLCELLLIQLLRYLMDGRLGATGLLAGLADPKLARAITAMHDAPQTAWSLEALAAKAGMSRARFAAAFKDAVGVTPGDYLADWRMNVSCTLLKQGRPVAVVADRVGYGSPNALARAFRVRMGCAPRDWLAQQRGDAALSGS, from the coding sequence ATGGCGGATCGACTGGCCGGCTTGCTCCGGCACTACTCGCTTTCGGCGCGCGTTTTTCACAGCGGCGCCTTCTGTGGGCAGCATCATTACGCGGCGCCGCATGGCTATATCCATCTGGTGCGGCGCGGCCCGATTACGGCGCGTTCGCCCGTGCATGAAGATCTGCTGGTTACCGAGCCGAGCCTGCTGTTTTATCCGCGCGTGGCGTCGCATCGTTTTGTCGCCGCCCCCGGCGATACCGCTGAGCAGTTGTGTGCGGAGGTCGACCTGGGCGCTTCGACGGGCAATCCGTTGGCCATGGCCTTGCCGTCGATGCTGCTGATTCCGTTGGCGGACTTGCCCGGCCTCGGGCCGACGCTAGAGTTGCTGTTTGCCGAAGCCGAGCGCGACCAGTGCGGTCGGCAGGCCGCCATCGACCGCTTGTGCGAGTTGCTACTGATCCAGTTGCTGCGTTATCTGATGGATGGGCGGCTTGGCGCCACCGGACTGCTGGCGGGCCTGGCCGACCCGAAACTCGCGCGCGCCATAACCGCCATGCACGATGCGCCGCAGACCGCGTGGTCGCTCGAGGCGCTGGCGGCGAAGGCGGGCATGTCACGCGCGCGCTTCGCCGCCGCGTTCAAGGACGCGGTGGGCGTCACGCCGGGCGACTATCTGGCCGACTGGCGGATGAACGTCAGTTGCACCCTGCTCAAGCAGGGGCGGCCGGTGGCGGTGGTGGCCGACCGCGTCGGCTACGGCAGCCCGAACGCTCTGGCGCGCGCCTTCCGCGTGCGCATGGGCTGCGCCCCGCGCGACTGGCTGGCGCAGCAGCGCGGTGACGCGGCGCTCAGCGGTTCGTGA
- a CDS encoding carboxymuconolactone decarboxylase family protein codes for MTQIAPLTIDTADAATAATLKAVKAKLGMVPNLFATLAHAPAALNGYLGLSETLGTGRLNASQREIVALAAGQANRCQYCLSAHTLIGKGAGLSAEAIAAARTGQAANALDDAIAGFARALVEQRGVVSADAMANYRRAGLDDGLILEVIANVALNTLTNYTNHIADPTVDFPVVAV; via the coding sequence ATGACCCAAATCGCCCCCCTGACCATCGACACCGCTGACGCCGCTACCGCTGCCACACTCAAGGCCGTCAAAGCCAAGCTTGGCATGGTGCCGAACCTGTTCGCCACGCTGGCCCACGCGCCGGCGGCGCTCAATGGCTACCTCGGCTTGTCCGAAACGCTGGGCACCGGCCGCCTGAATGCCTCCCAGCGCGAGATCGTTGCGCTCGCTGCCGGTCAAGCCAATCGCTGCCAGTATTGCCTGAGCGCACACACCCTGATCGGCAAAGGTGCCGGACTGTCGGCAGAGGCCATCGCCGCGGCCCGCACCGGCCAGGCGGCCAACGCACTTGACGATGCAATCGCCGGCTTTGCCCGCGCGCTGGTCGAGCAACGCGGCGTGGTGTCGGCCGACGCCATGGCCAACTACCGCCGCGCGGGGCTCGACGACGGCCTGATACTGGAAGTGATCGCCAACGTCGCGCTGAACACGCTCACCAACTACACCAACCACATCGCCGACCCCACGGTGGATTTCCCCGTGGTCGCCGTCTGA
- a CDS encoding cytochrome P460 family protein, whose translation MDGATLVKEIRKLETSAMTTGNPVVWGSDAAVWFVMVKDAKGRFASNPLWGDGWGWALFKADAPAKNVAVSYEADCMGCHVPAAKTDRVFIQGYPTLTQH comes from the coding sequence TTGGACGGCGCCACGCTGGTGAAAGAGATCCGCAAGCTCGAAACCAGCGCCATGACCACTGGCAACCCTGTGGTCTGGGGTTCCGATGCGGCCGTGTGGTTCGTGATGGTCAAGGACGCCAAAGGCCGTTTCGCCAGCAACCCCTTGTGGGGCGACGGCTGGGGCTGGGCGCTGTTCAAGGCCGACGCCCCCGCCAAGAATGTCGCCGTCAGCTACGAAGCCGACTGCATGGGCTGCCATGTGCCGGCGGCCAAGACCGACCGCGTATTCATCCAGGGCTATCCGACACTGACCCAGCACTGA
- the merR gene encoding Hg(II)-responsive transcriptional regulator — translation MENNLENLTIGVFARTAGVNVETIRFYQRKGLLPEPDKPYGSIRRYGETDVTRVRFVKSAQRLGFSLDEIAELLRLEDGTHCEEASSLAEHKLKDVRERMADLARMEAVLSDLVCACHARKGNVSCPLIASLQGKKEPRSADAV, via the coding sequence ATGGAAAACAATTTGGAGAACCTGACCATTGGCGTTTTCGCCAGGACGGCCGGGGTCAATGTGGAGACCATCCGGTTCTATCAGCGCAAGGGCTTGCTCCCGGAACCGGACAAGCCTTACGGCAGCATTCGCCGCTATGGCGAGACGGATGTAACGCGGGTGCGCTTCGTGAAATCAGCCCAGCGGTTGGGCTTCAGCCTGGATGAGATCGCCGAGCTGCTGCGGCTGGAGGATGGCACCCATTGCGAGGAAGCCAGCAGCCTGGCCGAGCACAAGCTCAAGGACGTGCGCGAGAGGATGGCTGACCTGGCGCGCATGGAGGCCGTGCTGTCTGATTTGGTGTGCGCCTGCCATGCGCGGAAGGGGAACGTTTCCTGCCCGCTGATTGCGTCACTGCAAGGGAAGAAAGAACCGCGCAGTGCGGACGCGGTGTAG
- the merT gene encoding mercuric ion transporter MerT — MSEPQNGRGALFTGGLAAILASACCLGPLVLIALGFSGAWIGNLTVLEPYRPIFIGVALVALFFAWRRIYRPSAACKPGEVCAIPQVRATYKLIFWGVAVLVLVALGFPYVVPFFY; from the coding sequence ATGTCTGAACCTCAAAACGGGCGCGGCGCGCTCTTCACTGGCGGGCTGGCCGCCATCCTCGCCTCGGCTTGCTGCCTCGGGCCGCTGGTTCTGATCGCCTTGGGGTTCAGCGGCGCTTGGATCGGCAACTTGACGGTGTTGGAACCCTATCGCCCCATCTTTATCGGCGTGGCGCTGGTGGCGTTGTTCTTCGCCTGGCGGCGCATCTACCGGCCGTCAGCCGCCTGCAAACCGGGTGAGGTTTGCGCGATTCCCCAAGTGCGAGCTACTTACAAGCTCATTTTCTGGGGCGTGGCCGTGCTGGTTTTGGTCGCGCTCGGATTTCCCTACGTCGTGCCATTTTTCTATTGA
- the merP gene encoding mercury resistance system periplasmic binding protein MerP, translating to MKKLLSALALAAVVAPVWAATQTVTLSVPGMTCSACPITVKKAISKVDGVSKVDVTFETREAVVTFDDAKTSVQKLTKATEDAGYPSSVKN from the coding sequence ATGAAAAAGCTGCTTTCCGCCCTTGCCCTCGCTGCCGTTGTTGCCCCCGTGTGGGCCGCCACCCAGACCGTTACGCTGTCCGTACCGGGCATGACCTGCTCGGCCTGTCCGATCACTGTCAAGAAGGCGATTTCCAAGGTCGATGGCGTCAGTAAAGTTGACGTGACCTTCGAGACGCGCGAAGCGGTGGTCACCTTCGATGATGCCAAGACCAGCGTGCAGAAACTGACCAAGGCTACCGAGGATGCGGGCTACCCATCATCAGTCAAGAACTGA
- the merF gene encoding mercury resistance system transport protein MerF, giving the protein MKDPKTLLRVSIIGTTLVALCCFTPVLVILLGVVGLSALTGYLDYVLLPALAIFIGLTIYAIQRKRQADACCTPKFNGVKK; this is encoded by the coding sequence ATGAAAGACCCGAAGACACTGCTGCGGGTCAGCATCATTGGCACAACCCTCGTGGCGCTGTGTTGCTTCACCCCTGTTCTGGTCATTTTGCTCGGTGTGGTCGGCTTGTCCGCGCTGACCGGCTATCTGGACTATGTGCTGCTGCCTGCGCTGGCGATTTTCATCGGCTTGACCATCTACGCCATCCAACGAAAACGCCAAGCCGATGCCTGCTGCACACCGAAATTCAATGGAGTAAAAAAATGA
- the merA gene encoding mercury(II) reductase, which translates to MTEITVNGMTCTSCATHVKDALEKIPGVNAAVVSYPESRAQVMADTAVSHNQLLAAIAALGYQGSIRVGDFKDEPKIRDALEGAGLHIAIIGSGGAAMAAALKAVEQGATVTLIERGTIGGTCVNIGCVPSKIMIRAAHIAHLRRESPFDGGIAATVPAIDRSKLLAQQQARVDELRHAKYEGILDGNPAITVLHGEARFKDDQSLVVRLNEGGEREVTFDRCLVATGASPAVPPIPGLKESPYWTSTEALVSDTIPARLAVIGSSVVALELAQAFARLGSQVTILARSTLFFREDPAIGEAVTAAFRAEGIEVLEHTQASQVAHVNGEFVLTTGHGELRADKLLVATGRAPNTRSLALDAAGVTVNAQGAIVIDQGMRTSNPNIYAAGDCTDQPQFVYVAAAAGTRAAINMTGGDAALNLTAMPAVVFTDPQVATVGYSEAEAHHDGIETDSRTLTLDNVPRALANFDTRGFIKLVIEEGSGRLIGVQAVAPEAGELIQTAVLAIRNRMTVQELADQLFPYLTMVEGLKLAAQTFNKDVKQLSCCAG; encoded by the coding sequence ATGACCGAAATCACCGTGAATGGCATGACCTGCACATCCTGCGCCACCCATGTCAAAGATGCTTTGGAAAAGATTCCCGGCGTGAATGCCGCTGTGGTGTCCTATCCAGAAAGCCGCGCGCAAGTCATGGCAGACACCGCCGTGAGCCACAACCAACTGCTGGCCGCCATCGCCGCATTGGGTTATCAAGGCTCGATCCGGGTTGGTGATTTCAAAGATGAACCAAAAATCCGTGATGCACTTGAGGGCGCCGGTTTGCATATCGCCATCATTGGCAGCGGCGGGGCCGCGATGGCGGCGGCGCTGAAGGCCGTCGAGCAAGGCGCGACGGTCACGCTGATCGAACGCGGCACCATCGGCGGCACCTGCGTCAATATCGGCTGTGTGCCGTCCAAGATCATGATCCGCGCTGCCCATATTGCCCATCTGCGCCGGGAAAGTCCGTTCGACGGCGGTATTGCGGCAACTGTGCCTGCGATTGACCGCAGCAAACTGCTGGCCCAGCAGCAGGCCCGTGTCGATGAACTGCGGCACGCCAAATACGAAGGCATCCTGGACGGCAATCCAGCCATCACCGTTTTGCACGGTGAAGCGCGTTTCAAGGACGACCAGAGCCTGGTCGTCCGTTTGAACGAGGGTGGCGAGCGCGAGGTAACGTTCGACCGCTGCCTGGTCGCCACCGGTGCCAGTCCGGCCGTGCCGCCGATTCCGGGCCTGAAAGAGTCACCCTACTGGACTTCCACCGAAGCGCTTGTCAGCGACACCATTCCCGCACGCCTGGCCGTGATCGGTTCGTCGGTGGTGGCGTTGGAACTGGCGCAAGCCTTTGCCCGGCTCGGCAGCCAGGTCACGATCCTGGCACGCAGCACCTTGTTCTTCCGGGAAGACCCGGCCATCGGCGAGGCCGTGACAGCCGCTTTCCGCGCCGAGGGCATCGAGGTGCTGGAGCACACGCAAGCCAGCCAGGTCGCCCATGTGAACGGCGAATTCGTGCTGACCACCGGACACGGTGAATTGCGCGCTGACAAGTTGCTGGTTGCCACCGGTCGGGCACCGAATACGCGCAGCCTCGCGCTGGACGCGGCGGGGGTCACTGTCAATGCGCAAGGGGCCATCGTTATCGACCAAGGCATGCGCACGAGCAACCCGAACATCTACGCGGCCGGCGACTGCACCGACCAGCCGCAGTTCGTCTACGTGGCAGCGGCCGCCGGCACCCGTGCCGCGATCAACATGACCGGCGGCGACGCAGCCCTCAATCTGACCGCGATGCCGGCAGTGGTGTTCACCGACCCGCAAGTCGCCACCGTGGGCTACAGCGAGGCGGAAGCGCACCACGATGGCATCGAGACCGACAGTCGCACGCTGACACTCGACAACGTTCCGCGAGCGCTTGCCAACTTCGACACACGCGGCTTCATCAAGCTGGTCATCGAGGAAGGTAGCGGACGGCTCATCGGCGTGCAGGCGGTGGCCCCGGAAGCGGGCGAACTGATCCAGACGGCGGTGCTCGCCATCCGCAACCGCATGACGGTGCAGGAACTGGCCGACCAGTTGTTCCCCTACCTGACAATGGTCGAGGGGTTGAAGCTTGCGGCGCAGACCTTCAACAAGGACGTGAAGCAGCTTTCCTGCTGCGCTGGATAA
- the merD gene encoding mercury resistance co-regulator MerD, whose amino-acid sequence MSAYTVSRLALDAGVSVHIVRDYLLRGLLRPVACTPGGYGLFDDAALQRLCFVRAAFEAGIGLDALARLCRALDAADGDEAAAQLAVLRQFVERRREALADLEVQLATMPTEPAQHAESLP is encoded by the coding sequence ATGAGCGCCTACACCGTGTCCCGGCTGGCCCTTGATGCCGGGGTGAGCGTGCATATCGTGCGCGACTACCTGCTGCGCGGATTGCTGCGTCCGGTGGCGTGCACCCCGGGCGGCTATGGCCTGTTCGATGATGCCGCCTTGCAACGGCTGTGCTTCGTGCGGGCGGCCTTCGAGGCGGGCATCGGCCTGGACGCGCTGGCGCGGCTGTGCCGGGCGCTGGATGCTGCGGACGGCGATGAAGCGGCCGCGCAGCTTGCCGTTCTGCGCCAGTTCGTCGAGCGTCGGCGCGAAGCGTTGGCCGATCTGGAGGTGCAGTTGGCCACCATGCCGACCGAGCCGGCACAGCACGCGGAGAGTCTGCCATGA
- the merE gene encoding broad-spectrum mercury transporter MerE, which produces MNSPERLPSETHKPITGYLWGALAVLTCPCHLPILAIVLAGTTAGAFIGEYWGIAALTLTGLFVLSVTRLLRAFKDRS; this is translated from the coding sequence ATGAACAGCCCCGAGCGCTTGCCGTCCGAGACGCACAAACCGATCACCGGCTACCTGTGGGGCGCGCTGGCCGTGCTCACCTGTCCCTGCCATTTGCCGATTCTCGCCATTGTGCTGGCCGGCACGACGGCCGGCGCGTTCATCGGAGAGTACTGGGGTATCGCAGCCCTCACGCTGACCGGTTTGTTCGTCCTGTCTGTGACACGACTGCTGCGGGCCTTCAAAGATCGATCATGA
- a CDS encoding recombinase family protein, with translation MLIGYMRVSKADGSQATDLQRDALIAAGVDPVHLYEDQASGMREDRPGLTSCLKALRTGDTLVVWKLDRLGRDLRHLINTVHDLTGRGIGLKVLTGHGAAIDTTTAAGKLVFGIFAALAEFERELIAERTIAGLASARARGRKGGRPFKMTAAKLRLAMAAMGQPETKVGDLCQELGVTRQTLYRHVSPKGELRPDGEKLLSRI, from the coding sequence ATGCTGATAGGCTACATGCGGGTATCGAAGGCGGACGGCTCCCAGGCTACCGATTTGCAGCGCGACGCGCTGATTGCCGCCGGGGTCGATCCAGTACATCTTTACGAGGACCAGGCATCCGGCATGCGCGAGGATCGGCCCGGCTTGACGAGCTGCCTGAAGGCGTTGCGAACTGGCGACACACTGGTCGTGTGGAAACTGGATCGGCTCGGACGCGACCTGCGACATCTCATCAACACCGTGCACGACCTGACTGGGCGCGGCATCGGCTTGAAGGTATTAACCGGGCACGGCGCGGCCATCGACACCACGACCGCCGCCGGCAAGCTGGTCTTTGGCATCTTCGCCGCCCTGGCCGAGTTCGAGCGCGAGTTGATCGCGGAGCGCACGATTGCCGGCCTAGCCTCGGCCCGCGCGCGCGGGCGGAAAGGCGGCCGGCCGTTCAAGATGACCGCCGCCAAGCTGCGGCTGGCGATGGCGGCAATGGGTCAGCCAGAGACCAAGGTCGGCGACCTGTGCCAGGAACTTGGCGTCACGCGGCAGACCCTGTATCGGCATGTTTCACCCAAGGGTGAGCTACGTCCAGATGGCGAGAAGCTACTCAGCCGAATTTGA
- a CDS encoding TniQ family protein — protein MKSAPRWPLHPAPKEGEALSSWLNRVAACYQMDVHELLAHDLGHSQLDDLDTAPSLSLLTALCQRSGVELERLRSMSLAGWVPWLLDSLDDSVPAALETYTFQCAVLLPKRTRKVRSITRWRAWLPSQTIRRACPQCLNDPTNQAVLLVWQLPLMLSCPQHGCWLESYWGMPGRYLQWEIADAAPRPADDAIACMDRRTWQALTTGFVELPRRRVHAGLWFRLLRTLLDELNTPLSHCGSCSASIRHVWERCGHPLRAGQSLWRPYEILAPAVQWQMLEAAATAITLIESKALIPRGEQAALFQTEPHTGFTNGLPAKVPKPEPINHWQRAAQAIDEAIIEARHNPETARLLFTLASYGRRDPESLERLRATFTKEGIPPEFLSHYEPEWPFAGLRLNDGLSDSF, from the coding sequence GTGAAGTCCGCGCCGCGCTGGCCGCTGCATCCGGCACCCAAGGAAGGCGAAGCCCTGTCCTCATGGCTCAACCGGGTCGCCGCCTGCTACCAGATGGACGTGCACGAGCTGCTGGCCCACGATCTTGGTCACAGCCAACTTGATGACCTGGATACCGCACCATCCTTGTCGTTGCTGACGGCGCTCTGCCAGCGCAGTGGCGTCGAGCTGGAGCGGTTGCGCAGCATGAGTCTTGCAGGCTGGGTGCCGTGGCTGCTCGACAGTCTCGACGATTCGGTACCAGCAGCCTTGGAAACCTATACATTCCAATGCGCGGTGCTCCTGCCCAAGCGCACCCGCAAGGTGCGGTCCATCACTCGCTGGCGTGCCTGGCTACCGAGCCAGACGATTCGCCGGGCGTGTCCGCAGTGTCTGAACGATCCAACGAATCAAGCTGTGCTACTCGTCTGGCAGCTCCCCTTGATGCTGAGCTGCCCGCAGCATGGCTGCTGGCTGGAGTCCTACTGGGGCATGCCCGGCCGGTATCTTCAGTGGGAAATCGCCGATGCTGCGCCGCGCCCTGCCGATGACGCAATCGCCTGCATGGACCGGCGCACCTGGCAGGCGCTGACGACGGGTTTTGTGGAGCTGCCGCGTCGGCGTGTCCACGCCGGCTTGTGGTTCCGGCTGCTGCGCACCCTGCTTGATGAGCTGAACACGCCGCTCTCGCACTGCGGCAGTTGCTCGGCGAGCATCCGCCATGTCTGGGAGCGCTGCGGCCATCCGCTGCGCGCCGGGCAGAGTCTGTGGCGTCCCTACGAGATTCTGGCCCCGGCGGTGCAGTGGCAGATGCTGGAGGCGGCGGCCACCGCCATCACGCTGATCGAGTCAAAGGCGCTGATCCCGCGCGGGGAACAGGCCGCGCTGTTTCAGACGGAGCCGCACACTGGTTTCACCAACGGCCTGCCGGCGAAGGTGCCGAAGCCGGAACCCATCAACCACTGGCAACGAGCAGCCCAGGCCATCGATGAGGCCATCATTGAAGCGCGACACAACCCGGAGACGGCCCGCTTGCTGTTCACACTGGCGTCCTACGGGCGACGCGACCCCGAATCCCTGGAACGTTTGCGCGCCACGTTCACCAAGGAGGGCATCCCGCCGGAGTTTTTGTCACATTACGAGCCTGAATGGCCGTTTGCAGGTCTTAGACTAAATGACGGGTTAAGTGACAGTTTTTGA
- a CDS encoding TniB family NTP-binding protein, with amino-acid sequence MDEYPVIDLSHLLPAAQGLARLPADERIQRIRADRWIGYPRAVEALNRLETLYAWPNKQRMPNLLLVGPTNNGKSMIVEKFRRAHPVGTDADQEHIPVLVVQMPSEPSVIRFYVALLAAMGAPLRPRPRLPEMEQLALALLRKVGVRMLVIDELHNVLAGNSVNRREFLNLLRFLGNELRIPLVGVGTREAYLAIRSDDQLENRFEPMLLPPWEANEDCCSLLASFAASLPLRRPSPIATLDMARYLLTRSEGTIGELAHLLVAAAVAAVESGEEAINHRTLSMADYIGPSERRRQFERELM; translated from the coding sequence GTGGACGAATATCCCGTCATTGACCTGTCCCACCTGCTGCCAGCGGCACAGGGTTTGGCCAGGCTGCCGGCAGACGAGCGCATCCAGCGCATTCGCGCCGACCGCTGGATCGGCTACCCGCGCGCGGTCGAGGCGCTGAACCGGCTGGAAACTCTGTATGCGTGGCCGAACAAGCAACGCATGCCAAACCTGCTGCTGGTCGGCCCCACCAACAACGGCAAGTCGATGATCGTCGAGAAATTCCGGCGGGCGCACCCGGTCGGCACCGACGCTGACCAAGAACATATCCCGGTGCTGGTCGTGCAGATGCCGTCAGAGCCATCGGTGATCCGCTTCTATGTCGCGCTGCTGGCTGCGATGGGCGCGCCGCTGCGCCCGCGCCCACGGCTGCCGGAAATGGAGCAACTGGCGCTGGCCCTGCTGCGCAAGGTCGGCGTGCGCATGCTGGTGATCGACGAACTGCACAATGTACTGGCTGGCAACAGCGTTAACCGGCGCGAGTTCCTCAACCTGCTGCGCTTCCTCGGCAACGAGCTGCGTATCCCCCTGGTCGGGGTCGGCACGCGCGAGGCGTACCTGGCCATCCGTTCGGACGATCAGTTGGAAAACCGCTTCGAGCCGATGCTGCTGCCGCCGTGGGAGGCCAATGAGGACTGCTGCTCGCTGCTGGCCAGCTTCGCGGCGTCACTCCCGCTACGGCGGCCATCCCCGATTGCCACGCTGGACATGGCCCGCTACCTGCTCACCCGGAGCGAAGGCACCATCGGCGAGCTTGCACATCTGCTGGTGGCGGCGGCCGTCGCCGCCGTGGAGAGTGGCGAGGAAGCGATCAACCACCGCACGCTCAGCATGGCCGACTACATCGGCCCCAGTGAGCGGCGGCGACAGTTCGAGCGGGAACTGATGTGA